The Sesamum indicum cultivar Zhongzhi No. 13 unplaced genomic scaffold, S_indicum_v1.0 scaffold00199, whole genome shotgun sequence sequence gtttaattttgtagGAATATGGAGGCGGAGATTTGGAAGCGAAAATTGACATGTTGCTGAATGTGGAGAAGCAGATGAGGCAAGTGGGTGATGTTGCAGGTACGAGGAAGGCCGTCACACCTCTTGCAATTCTTCTTCTCACACCTCAAACGATACCCCTCATTTTCTCCCGCCAAGAAAGCCAAAGCCGGCGAAGGAGAGGAGCCGCAGTTCTGTGGGTACAAATCCAAGAAAGGAAAACCCTGCTGGTAAAAACCCCTTAAACCACCGTTTTCTCCCCATCATCAAACCCCACCGACACTCACATGGTGAAACCCTCTcaccttcatttcttttttcttgttcatttcTCACCCAAAAGAATAGAGtaaagaaaaccaagaaaagcaGGGGGGAGAGATAGAGCGAGGAGGAGGCCTCAAATTATGGTATTGCGAAATGTTACTGCTGTTTGAACAATCCTTCTTGGcccaatattttctcattgttcATATATTGATAGATAAAGAAGGAATACTGGAATACTCTCTGTTGATGTCCTAAGTTTGCTCTCACTTCCTTGCTTGCAAATACCTTCTCCCTCCATCTTACATGTCATCTTTATCTTGCTTTCTAGtgcttcttttatttaatttttgctttgacAATCCTAATGTGTTTAA is a genomic window containing:
- the LOC105179752 gene encoding uncharacterized protein LOC105179752, with translation MEYGGGDLEAKIDMLLNVEKQMRQVGDVAGTRKAVTPLAILLLTPQTIPLIFSRQESQSRRRRGAAVLWVQIQERKTLLSKENQEKQGGEIERGGGLKLWFGITLVLDIQGTMPETLTKKY